Proteins from a genomic interval of Bombus affinis isolate iyBomAffi1 chromosome 16, iyBomAffi1.2, whole genome shotgun sequence:
- the LOC126925727 gene encoding plasma membrane calcium-transporting ATPase 3 isoform X10 has product MATIDGRPTQYGITLKQLRELMELRGREGVNKISSYGGVQEICKKLYTSPSEGLSGSAADIQHRRDTFGSNQIPPKPPKTFLQLVWEALQDVTLIILEVAALVSLGLSFYQPADDEERPLIDEDESKYGWIEGAAIFVSVILVVIVTASNDYSKEKQFRGLQSRIEGEHRFSVIRQGEVKQISVTDIVVGDICQIKYGDLLPADGILIQSNDLKVDESSLTGESDHVKKGESFDPMVLSGTHVMEGSGKMLVTAVGVNSQAGIIFTLLGAAVDQQEQEIKKMKKEAKKQRKKKSLTGDEAGEITGNSHVSGGKHEGGENHHAASHAGGAEGKKEKSVLQAKLTKLAIQIGYAGSTIAVLTVIILVIQFCVTTFVIEGKPWKNMYAGDLVRHLIIGVTVLVVAVPEGLPLAVTLSLAYSVKKMMKDNNLVRHLDACETMGNATAICSDKTGTLTTNRMTVVQSYICEKMSKKVPEFSEIPSHIGNLIIQAIAVNSAYTSRIMPPQEPTELPLQVGNKTECALLGFVVALGMNYQTIRDDQPEETFTRVYTFNSVRKSMSTVIPRKGGGYRLFTKGASEIIMKKCAFIYGREGHLEKFTREMQERLVKNVIEPMACDGLRTICVAYRDFVPGKAEINQVHIDNDPNWEDEENIVNNLTCLCIVGIEDPVRPEVPDAIRKCQKAGITVRMVTGDNINTARSIALKCGIFKPNEDFLILEGKEFNRRIRDANGEVQQHLLDKVWPRLRVLARSSPTDKYTLVKGIIDSKASVSREVVAVTGDGTNDGPALKKADVGFAMGIAGTDVAKEASDIILTDDNFSSIVKAVMWGRNVYDSIAKFLQFQLTVNIVAVIVAFIGACAVQDSPLKAVQMLWVNLIMDTLASLALATEMPTSDLLLRKPYGRTKPLISRTMMKNILGQAVYQLSVIFMLLFVGDKMLDIETGRGVAQAGGGPTQHFTIIFNTFVMMTLFNEFNARKIHGQRNVFQGIFTNPIFYSIWIMTCLAQVIIIQYGKMAFSTKALTLEQWMWCLFFGVGTLLWGQVITTIPTRKIPKILS; this is encoded by the exons ATGGCAACAATAGATGGCCGACCAACCCAATATGGTATCACTCTTAAGCAACTTCGTGAGCTCATGGAGCTCCGGGGACGTGAAGGTGTCAATAAAATCAGTAGTTATGGTGGTGTGCAGGagatttgtaaaaaattatacacTTCACCCAGTGAAG GTCTCAGTGGATCAGCGGCTGATATTCAACATAGACGAGATACATTTGGTTCCAATCAAATACCTCCAAAACCACCAAAAACATTTCTACAACTAGTATGGGAAGCTCTTCAAGACGTTACATTAATCATCCTGGAAGTAGCTGCGTTGGTTTCATTAGGTCTTAGCTTTTATCAGCCAGCAGATGATGAGGAGAGAC CTTTAATAGATGAAGATGAATCAAAGTATGGCTGGATAGAAGGAGCTGCTATATTTGTTTCTGTGATTTTGGTGGTAATAGTAACAGCTTCCAATGATTACTCTAAGGAAAAACAGTTTAGGGGGCTCCAAAGTCGGATAGAAGGGGAGCATAGATTCTCTGTCATTCGGCAAGGAGAGGTCAAACAGATCTCTGTGACTGACATTGTTGTTGGTGACATATGTCAG ATAAAATATGGAGACCTGCTGCCAGCAGATGGTATCCTTATACAAAGCAACGATCTCAAAGTGGATGAGTCCAGTTTAACCGGAGAGTCAGACCATGTTAAAAAAGGAGAATCGTTCGATCCCATGGTACTCTCAG GTACACATGTGATGGAGGGTTCTGGGAAAATGTTAGTTACTGCTGTGGGCGTTAACTCGCAGGCTGGTATTATTTTTACTTTGTTGGGTGCTGCTGTTGATCAACAAGAACAAGAAATCAAGAAGATGAAAAAAG AGGCTAAGAAGCAGCGGAAGAAGAAGTCATTAACAG GAGATGAAGCTGGAGAAATAACTGGAAACAGCCATGTGAGTGGAGGCAAGCACGAGGGCGGGGAGAACCATCACGCAGCCAGCCATGCAGGTGGAGCAGaagggaagaaagagaagagtGTTTTACAAGCCAAGCTAACTAAACTCGCCATACAAATCGGTTATGCCGGCTCGACCATAGCAGTGCTTACTGTTATCATTCTAGTCATTCAGTTCTGCGTTACCACGTTTGTGATAGAGGGGAAACCTTGGAAAAATATGTACGCTGGTGATCTGGTGCGGCATTTGATCATTGGTGTAACGGTACTCGTAGTCGCCGTTCCCGAAGGTCTTCCTCTAGCTGTCACCCTTTCTCTCGCTTATTCCGTTAAG AAAATGATGAAAGACAACAACTTGGTACGTCATTTGGATGCTTGCGAAACTATGGGTAACGCCACGGCAATCTGTTCGGACAAGACTGGTACCCTGACAACCAACCGGATGACCGTCGTTCAGTCGTACATATGCGAGAAAATGAGTAAAAAGGTCCCGGAGTTCTCGGAGATCCCGTCGCACATCGGAAACTTAATAATTCAAGCTATCGCTGTTAATTCGGCGTACACATCCAGAATAATGCCCCCGCAGGAACCTACAGAATTGCCGCTTCAAGTCGGTAATAAAACCGAATGTGCCTTACTTGGATTCGTAGTAGCCCTGGGCATGAACTATCAGACGATACGAGACGATCAACCTGAGGAAACCTTCACACGGGTGTACACGTTCAATAGCGTTAGGAAGAGCATGTCTACTGTCATCCCGAGGAAAGGTGGTGGATACAGACTCTTCACCAAGGGCGCTTCCGAGATCATTATGAAGAA ATGTGCCTTTATATATGGTCGTGAAGGTCATTTGGAGAAATTTACCAGAGAGATGCAGGAGCGTCTGGTAAAGAACGTGATCGAGCCGATGGCGTGCGACGGTCTCCGTACGATCTGCGTCGCATATCGCGACTTCGTTCCCGGCAAGGCAGAGATCAATCAGGTTCACATCGACAACGATCCGAATTGGGAGGACGAGGAGAACATCGTAAACAATCTCACGTGTTTGTGCATCGTCGGTATTGAAGACCCGGTACGTCCGGAGGTACCGGACGCGATCAGGAAGTGTCAGAAGGCGGGCATCACTGTGCGAATGGTGACTGGAGACAATATAAATACTGCGCGTTCCATTGCCCTGAAATGTGGGATTTTTAAGCCGAACGAAGACTTCCTGATCTTAGAAGGCAAAGAGTTCAACAGGAGGATCCGTGATGCTAACGGCGAGGTACAGCAACATTTGCTGGACAAAGTGTGGCCGAGGTTAAGGGTGTTGGCTAGGTCGTCGCCTACAGACAAATACACGCTCGTGAAAGGCATAATCGATAGCAAAGCGAGCGTGAGTCGCGAGGTTGTTGCTGTAACCGGTGATGGAACGAATGACGGTCCTGCTTTGAAAAAGGCGGATGTCGGCTTTGCCATGGGCATCGCCGGCACCGACGTCGCTAAAGAAGCTTCTGATATCATTCTAACGGACGATAATTTCTCGTCGATCGTGAAGGCAGTTATGTGGGGTAGAAACGTCTACGATAGTATAGCGAAGTTCTTGCAGTTTCAATTGACCGTCAATATCGTCGCTGTTATAGTTGCTTTTATCGGAGCATGTGCCGTGCAAGATTCTCCCCTTAAAGCGGTGCAGATGTTGTGGGTGAACTTAATCATGGACACATTAGCATCTCTTGCATTGGCCACCGAAATGCCAACGTCTGACCTTCTTCTTCGTAAACCGTACGGTCGCACGAAGCCGCTCATCTCCAGGACAATGATGAAGAACATTCTCGGCCAAGCTGTCTATCAATTGTCTGTAATTTTTATGCTTCTTTTCGTTG GTGATAAGATGCTTGACATCGAAACAGGCCGAGGAGTTGCGCAGGCTGGTGGCGGTCCAACGCAGCACTTCACCATCATCTTCAACACATTCGTCATGATGACTCTTTTCAACGAATTTAACGCTAGGAAAATCCATGGTCAGCGTAATGTCTTCCAAGGAATATTCACCAACCCCATCTTTTACTCTATCTGGATCATGACATGTCTAGCGCAG gtaattatcatacaatacgGTAAAATGGCGTTCAGCACGAAAGCTCTCACATTAGAACAATGGATGTGGTGCCTGTTCTTCGGAGTCGGTACTCTATTGTGGGGCCAAGTAATTACGACTATTCCTACGCGCAAGATTCCTAAAATCCTTTC
- the LOC126925727 gene encoding plasma membrane calcium-transporting ATPase 3 isoform X9, giving the protein MATIDGRPTQYGITLKQLRELMELRGREGVNKISSYGGVQEICKKLYTSPSEGLSGSAADIQHRRDTFGSNQIPPKPPKTFLQLVWEALQDVTLIILEVAALVSLGLSFYQPADDEERPLIDEDESKYGWIEGAAIFVSVILVVIVTASNDYSKEKQFRGLQSRIEGEHRFSVIRQGEVKQISVTDIVVGDICQIKYGDLLPADGILIQSNDLKVDESSLTGESDHVKKGESFDPMVLSGTHVMEGSGKMLVTAVGVNSQAGIIFTLLGAAVDQQEQEIKKMKKEAKKQRKKKSLTGDEAGEITGNSHVSGGKHEGGENHHAASHAGGAEGKKEKSVLQAKLTKLAIQIGYAGSTIAVLTVIILVIQFCVTTFVIEGKPWKNMYAGDLVRHLIIGVTVLVVAVPEGLPLAVTLSLAYSVKKMMKDNNLVRHLDACETMGNATAICSDKTGTLTTNRMTVVQSYICEKMSKKVPEFSEIPSHIGNLIIQAIAVNSAYTSRIMPPQEPTELPLQVGNKTECALLGFVVALGMNYQTIRDDQPEETFTRVYTFNSVRKSMSTVIPRKGGGYRLFTKGASEIIMKKCAFIYGREGHLEKFTREMQERLVKNVIEPMACDGLRTICVAYRDFVPGKAEINQVHIDNDPNWEDEENIVNNLTCLCIVGIEDPVRPEVPDAIRKCQKAGITVRMVTGDNINTARSIALKCGIFKPNEDFLILEGKEFNRRIRDANGEVQQHLLDKVWPRLRVLARSSPTDKYTLVKGIIDSKASVSREVVAVTGDGTNDGPALKKADVGFAMGIAGTDVAKEASDIILTDDNFSSIVKAVMWGRNVYDSIAKFLQFQLTVNIVAVIVAFIGACAVQDSPLKAVQMLWVNLIMDTLASLALATEMPTSDLLLRKPYGRTKPLISRTMMKNILGQAVYQLSVIFMLLFVGDKMLDIETGRGVAQAGGGPTQHFTIIFNTFVMMTLFNEFNARKIHGQRNVFQGIFTNPIFYSIWIMTCLAQVIIIQYGKMAFSTKALTLEQWMWCLFFGVGTLLWGQVITTIPTRKIPKILSYE; this is encoded by the exons ATGGCAACAATAGATGGCCGACCAACCCAATATGGTATCACTCTTAAGCAACTTCGTGAGCTCATGGAGCTCCGGGGACGTGAAGGTGTCAATAAAATCAGTAGTTATGGTGGTGTGCAGGagatttgtaaaaaattatacacTTCACCCAGTGAAG GTCTCAGTGGATCAGCGGCTGATATTCAACATAGACGAGATACATTTGGTTCCAATCAAATACCTCCAAAACCACCAAAAACATTTCTACAACTAGTATGGGAAGCTCTTCAAGACGTTACATTAATCATCCTGGAAGTAGCTGCGTTGGTTTCATTAGGTCTTAGCTTTTATCAGCCAGCAGATGATGAGGAGAGAC CTTTAATAGATGAAGATGAATCAAAGTATGGCTGGATAGAAGGAGCTGCTATATTTGTTTCTGTGATTTTGGTGGTAATAGTAACAGCTTCCAATGATTACTCTAAGGAAAAACAGTTTAGGGGGCTCCAAAGTCGGATAGAAGGGGAGCATAGATTCTCTGTCATTCGGCAAGGAGAGGTCAAACAGATCTCTGTGACTGACATTGTTGTTGGTGACATATGTCAG ATAAAATATGGAGACCTGCTGCCAGCAGATGGTATCCTTATACAAAGCAACGATCTCAAAGTGGATGAGTCCAGTTTAACCGGAGAGTCAGACCATGTTAAAAAAGGAGAATCGTTCGATCCCATGGTACTCTCAG GTACACATGTGATGGAGGGTTCTGGGAAAATGTTAGTTACTGCTGTGGGCGTTAACTCGCAGGCTGGTATTATTTTTACTTTGTTGGGTGCTGCTGTTGATCAACAAGAACAAGAAATCAAGAAGATGAAAAAAG AGGCTAAGAAGCAGCGGAAGAAGAAGTCATTAACAG GAGATGAAGCTGGAGAAATAACTGGAAACAGCCATGTGAGTGGAGGCAAGCACGAGGGCGGGGAGAACCATCACGCAGCCAGCCATGCAGGTGGAGCAGaagggaagaaagagaagagtGTTTTACAAGCCAAGCTAACTAAACTCGCCATACAAATCGGTTATGCCGGCTCGACCATAGCAGTGCTTACTGTTATCATTCTAGTCATTCAGTTCTGCGTTACCACGTTTGTGATAGAGGGGAAACCTTGGAAAAATATGTACGCTGGTGATCTGGTGCGGCATTTGATCATTGGTGTAACGGTACTCGTAGTCGCCGTTCCCGAAGGTCTTCCTCTAGCTGTCACCCTTTCTCTCGCTTATTCCGTTAAG AAAATGATGAAAGACAACAACTTGGTACGTCATTTGGATGCTTGCGAAACTATGGGTAACGCCACGGCAATCTGTTCGGACAAGACTGGTACCCTGACAACCAACCGGATGACCGTCGTTCAGTCGTACATATGCGAGAAAATGAGTAAAAAGGTCCCGGAGTTCTCGGAGATCCCGTCGCACATCGGAAACTTAATAATTCAAGCTATCGCTGTTAATTCGGCGTACACATCCAGAATAATGCCCCCGCAGGAACCTACAGAATTGCCGCTTCAAGTCGGTAATAAAACCGAATGTGCCTTACTTGGATTCGTAGTAGCCCTGGGCATGAACTATCAGACGATACGAGACGATCAACCTGAGGAAACCTTCACACGGGTGTACACGTTCAATAGCGTTAGGAAGAGCATGTCTACTGTCATCCCGAGGAAAGGTGGTGGATACAGACTCTTCACCAAGGGCGCTTCCGAGATCATTATGAAGAA ATGTGCCTTTATATATGGTCGTGAAGGTCATTTGGAGAAATTTACCAGAGAGATGCAGGAGCGTCTGGTAAAGAACGTGATCGAGCCGATGGCGTGCGACGGTCTCCGTACGATCTGCGTCGCATATCGCGACTTCGTTCCCGGCAAGGCAGAGATCAATCAGGTTCACATCGACAACGATCCGAATTGGGAGGACGAGGAGAACATCGTAAACAATCTCACGTGTTTGTGCATCGTCGGTATTGAAGACCCGGTACGTCCGGAGGTACCGGACGCGATCAGGAAGTGTCAGAAGGCGGGCATCACTGTGCGAATGGTGACTGGAGACAATATAAATACTGCGCGTTCCATTGCCCTGAAATGTGGGATTTTTAAGCCGAACGAAGACTTCCTGATCTTAGAAGGCAAAGAGTTCAACAGGAGGATCCGTGATGCTAACGGCGAGGTACAGCAACATTTGCTGGACAAAGTGTGGCCGAGGTTAAGGGTGTTGGCTAGGTCGTCGCCTACAGACAAATACACGCTCGTGAAAGGCATAATCGATAGCAAAGCGAGCGTGAGTCGCGAGGTTGTTGCTGTAACCGGTGATGGAACGAATGACGGTCCTGCTTTGAAAAAGGCGGATGTCGGCTTTGCCATGGGCATCGCCGGCACCGACGTCGCTAAAGAAGCTTCTGATATCATTCTAACGGACGATAATTTCTCGTCGATCGTGAAGGCAGTTATGTGGGGTAGAAACGTCTACGATAGTATAGCGAAGTTCTTGCAGTTTCAATTGACCGTCAATATCGTCGCTGTTATAGTTGCTTTTATCGGAGCATGTGCCGTGCAAGATTCTCCCCTTAAAGCGGTGCAGATGTTGTGGGTGAACTTAATCATGGACACATTAGCATCTCTTGCATTGGCCACCGAAATGCCAACGTCTGACCTTCTTCTTCGTAAACCGTACGGTCGCACGAAGCCGCTCATCTCCAGGACAATGATGAAGAACATTCTCGGCCAAGCTGTCTATCAATTGTCTGTAATTTTTATGCTTCTTTTCGTTG GTGATAAGATGCTTGACATCGAAACAGGCCGAGGAGTTGCGCAGGCTGGTGGCGGTCCAACGCAGCACTTCACCATCATCTTCAACACATTCGTCATGATGACTCTTTTCAACGAATTTAACGCTAGGAAAATCCATGGTCAGCGTAATGTCTTCCAAGGAATATTCACCAACCCCATCTTTTACTCTATCTGGATCATGACATGTCTAGCGCAG gtaattatcatacaatacgGTAAAATGGCGTTCAGCACGAAAGCTCTCACATTAGAACAATGGATGTGGTGCCTGTTCTTCGGAGTCGGTACTCTATTGTGGGGCCAAGTAATTACGACTATTCCTACGCGCAAGATTCCTAAAATCCTTTC
- the LOC126925727 gene encoding plasma membrane calcium-transporting ATPase 3 isoform X8, whose protein sequence is MATIDGRPTQYGITLKQLRELMELRGREGVNKISSYGGVQEICKKLYTSPSEGLSGSAADIQHRRDTFGSNQIPPKPPKTFLQLVWEALQDVTLIILEVAALVSLGLSFYQPADDEERPLIDEDESKYGWIEGAAIFVSVILVVIVTASNDYSKEKQFRGLQSRIEGEHRFSVIRQGEVKQISVTDIVVGDICQIKYGDLLPADGILIQSNDLKVDESSLTGESDHVKKGESFDPMVLSGTHVMEGSGKMLVTAVGVNSQAGIIFTLLGAAVDQQEQEIKKMKKEAKKQRKKKSLTGDEAGEITGNSHVSGGKHEGGENHHAASHAGGAEGKKEKSVLQAKLTKLAIQIGYAGSTIAVLTVIILVIQFCVTTFVIEGKPWKNMYAGDLVRHLIIGVTVLVVAVPEGLPLAVTLSLAYSVKKMMKDNNLVRHLDACETMGNATAICSDKTGTLTTNRMTVVQSYICEKMSKKVPEFSEIPSHIGNLIIQAIAVNSAYTSRIMPPQEPTELPLQVGNKTECALLGFVVALGMNYQTIRDDQPEETFTRVYTFNSVRKSMSTVIPRKGGGYRLFTKGASEIIMKKCAFIYGREGHLEKFTREMQERLVKNVIEPMACDGLRTICVAYRDFVPGKAEINQVHIDNDPNWEDEENIVNNLTCLCIVGIEDPVRPEVPDAIRKCQKAGITVRMVTGDNINTARSIALKCGIFKPNEDFLILEGKEFNRRIRDANGEVQQHLLDKVWPRLRVLARSSPTDKYTLVKGIIDSKASVSREVVAVTGDGTNDGPALKKADVGFAMGIAGTDVAKEASDIILTDDNFSSIVKAVMWGRNVYDSIAKFLQFQLTVNIVAVIVAFIGACAVQDSPLKAVQMLWVNLIMDTLASLALATEMPTSDLLLRKPYGRTKPLISRTMMKNILGQAVYQLSVIFMLLFVGDKMLDIETGRGVAQAGGGPTQHFTIIFNTFVMMTLFNEFNARKIHGQRNVFQGIFTNPIFYSIWIMTCLAQVIIIQYGKMAFSTKALTLEQWMWCLFFGVGTLLWGQVITTIPTRKIPKILSSA, encoded by the exons ATGGCAACAATAGATGGCCGACCAACCCAATATGGTATCACTCTTAAGCAACTTCGTGAGCTCATGGAGCTCCGGGGACGTGAAGGTGTCAATAAAATCAGTAGTTATGGTGGTGTGCAGGagatttgtaaaaaattatacacTTCACCCAGTGAAG GTCTCAGTGGATCAGCGGCTGATATTCAACATAGACGAGATACATTTGGTTCCAATCAAATACCTCCAAAACCACCAAAAACATTTCTACAACTAGTATGGGAAGCTCTTCAAGACGTTACATTAATCATCCTGGAAGTAGCTGCGTTGGTTTCATTAGGTCTTAGCTTTTATCAGCCAGCAGATGATGAGGAGAGAC CTTTAATAGATGAAGATGAATCAAAGTATGGCTGGATAGAAGGAGCTGCTATATTTGTTTCTGTGATTTTGGTGGTAATAGTAACAGCTTCCAATGATTACTCTAAGGAAAAACAGTTTAGGGGGCTCCAAAGTCGGATAGAAGGGGAGCATAGATTCTCTGTCATTCGGCAAGGAGAGGTCAAACAGATCTCTGTGACTGACATTGTTGTTGGTGACATATGTCAG ATAAAATATGGAGACCTGCTGCCAGCAGATGGTATCCTTATACAAAGCAACGATCTCAAAGTGGATGAGTCCAGTTTAACCGGAGAGTCAGACCATGTTAAAAAAGGAGAATCGTTCGATCCCATGGTACTCTCAG GTACACATGTGATGGAGGGTTCTGGGAAAATGTTAGTTACTGCTGTGGGCGTTAACTCGCAGGCTGGTATTATTTTTACTTTGTTGGGTGCTGCTGTTGATCAACAAGAACAAGAAATCAAGAAGATGAAAAAAG AGGCTAAGAAGCAGCGGAAGAAGAAGTCATTAACAG GAGATGAAGCTGGAGAAATAACTGGAAACAGCCATGTGAGTGGAGGCAAGCACGAGGGCGGGGAGAACCATCACGCAGCCAGCCATGCAGGTGGAGCAGaagggaagaaagagaagagtGTTTTACAAGCCAAGCTAACTAAACTCGCCATACAAATCGGTTATGCCGGCTCGACCATAGCAGTGCTTACTGTTATCATTCTAGTCATTCAGTTCTGCGTTACCACGTTTGTGATAGAGGGGAAACCTTGGAAAAATATGTACGCTGGTGATCTGGTGCGGCATTTGATCATTGGTGTAACGGTACTCGTAGTCGCCGTTCCCGAAGGTCTTCCTCTAGCTGTCACCCTTTCTCTCGCTTATTCCGTTAAG AAAATGATGAAAGACAACAACTTGGTACGTCATTTGGATGCTTGCGAAACTATGGGTAACGCCACGGCAATCTGTTCGGACAAGACTGGTACCCTGACAACCAACCGGATGACCGTCGTTCAGTCGTACATATGCGAGAAAATGAGTAAAAAGGTCCCGGAGTTCTCGGAGATCCCGTCGCACATCGGAAACTTAATAATTCAAGCTATCGCTGTTAATTCGGCGTACACATCCAGAATAATGCCCCCGCAGGAACCTACAGAATTGCCGCTTCAAGTCGGTAATAAAACCGAATGTGCCTTACTTGGATTCGTAGTAGCCCTGGGCATGAACTATCAGACGATACGAGACGATCAACCTGAGGAAACCTTCACACGGGTGTACACGTTCAATAGCGTTAGGAAGAGCATGTCTACTGTCATCCCGAGGAAAGGTGGTGGATACAGACTCTTCACCAAGGGCGCTTCCGAGATCATTATGAAGAA ATGTGCCTTTATATATGGTCGTGAAGGTCATTTGGAGAAATTTACCAGAGAGATGCAGGAGCGTCTGGTAAAGAACGTGATCGAGCCGATGGCGTGCGACGGTCTCCGTACGATCTGCGTCGCATATCGCGACTTCGTTCCCGGCAAGGCAGAGATCAATCAGGTTCACATCGACAACGATCCGAATTGGGAGGACGAGGAGAACATCGTAAACAATCTCACGTGTTTGTGCATCGTCGGTATTGAAGACCCGGTACGTCCGGAGGTACCGGACGCGATCAGGAAGTGTCAGAAGGCGGGCATCACTGTGCGAATGGTGACTGGAGACAATATAAATACTGCGCGTTCCATTGCCCTGAAATGTGGGATTTTTAAGCCGAACGAAGACTTCCTGATCTTAGAAGGCAAAGAGTTCAACAGGAGGATCCGTGATGCTAACGGCGAGGTACAGCAACATTTGCTGGACAAAGTGTGGCCGAGGTTAAGGGTGTTGGCTAGGTCGTCGCCTACAGACAAATACACGCTCGTGAAAGGCATAATCGATAGCAAAGCGAGCGTGAGTCGCGAGGTTGTTGCTGTAACCGGTGATGGAACGAATGACGGTCCTGCTTTGAAAAAGGCGGATGTCGGCTTTGCCATGGGCATCGCCGGCACCGACGTCGCTAAAGAAGCTTCTGATATCATTCTAACGGACGATAATTTCTCGTCGATCGTGAAGGCAGTTATGTGGGGTAGAAACGTCTACGATAGTATAGCGAAGTTCTTGCAGTTTCAATTGACCGTCAATATCGTCGCTGTTATAGTTGCTTTTATCGGAGCATGTGCCGTGCAAGATTCTCCCCTTAAAGCGGTGCAGATGTTGTGGGTGAACTTAATCATGGACACATTAGCATCTCTTGCATTGGCCACCGAAATGCCAACGTCTGACCTTCTTCTTCGTAAACCGTACGGTCGCACGAAGCCGCTCATCTCCAGGACAATGATGAAGAACATTCTCGGCCAAGCTGTCTATCAATTGTCTGTAATTTTTATGCTTCTTTTCGTTG GTGATAAGATGCTTGACATCGAAACAGGCCGAGGAGTTGCGCAGGCTGGTGGCGGTCCAACGCAGCACTTCACCATCATCTTCAACACATTCGTCATGATGACTCTTTTCAACGAATTTAACGCTAGGAAAATCCATGGTCAGCGTAATGTCTTCCAAGGAATATTCACCAACCCCATCTTTTACTCTATCTGGATCATGACATGTCTAGCGCAG gtaattatcatacaatacgGTAAAATGGCGTTCAGCACGAAAGCTCTCACATTAGAACAATGGATGTGGTGCCTGTTCTTCGGAGTCGGTACTCTATTGTGGGGCCAAGTAATTACGACTATTCCTACGCGCAAGATTCCTAAAATCCTTTC